The region GCTCAAGCATGCCAGACCGTTCATCGAGGATGGTGTCGAGGCCATGGTCCGGGACGGAATTACCCAGGCGATAGGCATCGTGCTGGCTCCGCATTACTCTGTAATGAGTGTAGGGACCTATATTAAGCGCGCCAAGGAAAAAGCCGAAGTCTGCGGTATTCAAATGGAGTTCGTTGAGAGCTACCATATGCACCCCGAGCTGATCGATGTGCTAAGCCGGAGAGTGACTGCCAAGCTGGATGAGTTCGAAGAAACGGGCGCATCGCGCGAGGAAGTGCGCGTGCTGTTCAGTGCACATAGTCTTCCAGAACGCATTCTGGCGATGGGTGATCCTTACCGTGACCAGCTGCTGGAGACTTCTAAGGCGATTGCCGCACAGGCAGGGGTAGAATCCTGGCAGTTCACTTGGCAGAGTGCGGGCCGGACAGCGGAGCCTTGGCTGGGACCGGATATTCTCGATACGCTGCGTGAGCTGGCCGAGAGCCAGGTGAAGTACGTGCTGTCAGCCCCGATCGGCTTCGTCTCCGACCATCTGGAGGTGCTGTACGATCTGGATATTGAAGCGCAGCAGCTTGCCTCAGAGCTGGATATGCGTCTTTTGCGGATTGACTCGCTGAACAGTGATCCGGCCTATATGTCGGTGCTCAGTGATGTGGTACGTACGAAGGCGAACCAGTTGAAGGTGAATCTGTCATGACAGATTCACCTCGCAAGGTGGTCATCATCGGCGGAGGGCTTAGCGGCCTCAGCGCCGCGTTCTATATCCGCAAGTTCTACCGTGAGGCCGGAACCCGGCTGGAGATTACATTAATTGAGAAGGACAAGGTCCTCGGCGGCAAAATCGAAACGCTGCACCGTGACGGCTTCGTAATTGAGAAGGGCCCGGATTCCTTCCTCGCCCGTAAGACGGCGATGGTCGATCTGGCCAGGGAGCTGGAGCTGGACCATGAGCTGGTAAGCACGAATCCGAACGCCAAGAAGACCTACATTCTGCAGCGGGGCAAGCTTCATCCGATGCCTGCCGGTCTTGTGCTGGGCATTCCGACAGAGCTGAAGCCCTTCCTGAAGAGCGGACTGGTCTCCTTCGGCGGCAAAATGCGGGCGATGATGGATTTCGTACTCCCGCCTCGCCGCAGCGCTGAGGATGAGTCGCTTGGCGATCTGATTGAGCGCCGTCTGGGTACAGAGGTACTGGAGAATATGACGGAGCCGCTGCTGGCAGGAATCTATGCAGGGGATATGCGCAAGATCAGCCTTCAGGCGACCTTTCCGCAGTTCGGTGAGGTCGAGCGCCAGTACGGCAGCCTGATCCGTGGAATGACGACCGGCAGGAAGCCGGTGGAGACTCATACCGGGACGAAGAAAAGTGCCTTCCTCACCTTCCGGCAAGGATTGCAAAGTCTTGTGCATGCGCTCATCCATGATCTGCAGGATGTCCGGCAAATCACGGGGAAAGGAGCGAAGTCCATCCGGGTGCTGGGAGACGCCGGTTCTTCCGGCGCTGCCCGTTATGAGGTGGAGCTCGAGACCGGTGAACTGCTGGAAGCAGACGACATCTATGTTACGGTGCAGAACTTCGCAGCCGCAGAGCTGCTGCGTCCACATGTGGATGTCTCGGCGCTGGATGCAGTGAACTATGTGTCAGTAGCTAATGTTGTTCTGGCGTTCAGCCGGCAAGACATTGTTACCGAATACGACGGATCGGGCTTCCTTGTTCCGCGTAAGGAAGGGCGGAACATCACCGCCTGCACCTGGACCTCTACCAAATGGCTGCATACCAGCCCTGACGATAAGGTATTGCTGCGCTGTTATGTGGGGCGGTCGGGGGATGAACAGAATGTGGAGCTGCCGGATGATGCGCTGGCGGAGCTGGTACGCAAGGATCTGAAGGAGATTATGGGAATCACTGCAGCGCCGCTGTTCACAGAGATCACCCGGCTGAGGTCGTCCATGCCGCAGTATCCGGTCGGCCATCCCGGCCGGGTTGCCGGCCTGCGCAGTGAGCTGGCGCAGAAGCTGCCCGGCATCTACGCCTTTGGCGCAGGCTATGACGGCATCGGGATGCCGGACTGTATCAAGCAGGCGAAGCTTACGGCTGAGACTGCCGCAGCCAGCCTCCCGAAGCTGCCGGAACCGGCGGGAGCTACAATCTAAAAGAAGCGGTGGAGCGGAGCAGTGGCGCTCCACCTTTTTTAGATATGGGCCCCCGCAAAGTACCTGAGTCATCACCCGAAGCTAAAGCCCCACTTTGCGGGGTTATTTATGAAAGGCTCCGTTCCCGGCTTGGAGCGGCAGCTGATAGATATGCTATAATAGAAACACTTTAAGGGTAAAGGAGATTACTTGCACTCATGTATCCGCCGAGATCAGGCAATAGACAAGGCAAGCGACAACATAGCAGGCGGCGGCGCAGAAGGGTATGGGCGTGGGTCAATGTGGCGTTGCTGCTGCTGATTACCGCTGCGCTCGCTTATTCATTCATGGACGACAAGGACCAGCAGGGCTCTGCTGCTCCGCCGGCGGCGCTCGTTACCTCGCCTTCGCCGGAAGCTGCTGCAACGGCGGCAGTTCCTACGGAAGCCGTCTCTACAGAAGAAGCTCCAGGGTCAGAGGCTACAGCCACTGCTGAGCCTGCTCCGGAGGAGACACCGGAGGCTTCACCAATGCCTGCGGCAACAGCTGTACCTACGGCAACCACTGCACCTTCTCCAGCACCGGCAGATCAGGCGGAAGCTACGGATGCACCGCAGGCCACACCTTCCGCAGCGGGCAACACCGGCGGACTGGTCTCCGGCTTACCGGAGAACACCACCGGCAAGATGGTGAAGCTGAGCTTTGCCGGAGATATCATCTTCAGCGGAAAAGCAGGCGCGCTGCTGGAGCAGAAGGGCTACGATTATTCCTACAGCGCGCTGGATGGAATGTTCAAGAAGGATGACCTGACGGTAGTCAATCTGGAAACTCCGATTACTACACGCGGGGTTGGGGCCAAGAACAAGCAGTTTGTGTTCAAGGGTCCGCCGAAAGCACTCGATGCGCTCAAAGCCGCCGGTGTGGATGCTGTCAATCTGGCTAACAACCACACGCTGGATCAGGGGGAGGAAGGTCTGCTCGACACCCTGAAGCATTTGGGCGAACGCGGAATCCCTCATGTAGGGGCAGGGCGGAACAGCCAGGAGGCGTATTCGGCGCAGTATTTTGAACGTAATGGAATTAAGATTGCCCTGCTGGGCTTCACACGGGTGATGCCGGTGATTGAATGGAAGGCAGAAGCGGGCAAGCCTGGCCTTGCTTCAGTGTATGACAGTGCGGAAGCGCTCAAGGTGATTGCCGCAGCCAAGCAAAAGGCCGATGTTGTCGTCGTCGTCGTCCACTGGGGGCGCGAGCGGATGGAGCAGTATGATAAGACCCAGCAGGCGCTAGGGCATAGCTTCATCGATGCCGGAGCGGATCTTGTGATGGGCGGTCATCCGCATGTGCTGCAGGGCATTGAGCCGTACAAAGGCAAGTGGATCGCCTACAGCACAGGCAACTTTATTTTCACACGCGGTTCCATCCCGGCTACTTGGGAGACGGCGGTATTCCAGGCGGAATGCAGCAAGCAGGGGCAATGCTCGCTTAAGCTGAAGCCGATGGATGCCGAGCTGGCGCAGCCGGTGCCGATGAATGATGCCGACGGGCAGCTGCTGCTGCACAGAATACAGTCTATTTCTTCCGGCCTGATCAAGGTCCGCAATGACGGCACTGTGATCCAAGCGGTGAAATAGCCGGAGGTGCGTACAATGATGAATAATATGTGTGTAGCCCACCGCGGTTTTTCCGGCAAAGCACCTGAGAATACACTGGCTGCCGTGCGGATGGCGATTGCGCTGCCTTTTGTACGCTGGATAGAGATTGATGTGCAGCTGACGAAGGACGGGGTGCCTGTAGTCATCCATGATTATTCCCTGGACCGCACGACCAACGGACACGGCAAGGTGAAGAATATGGAGTATGAACACATTCGGCGGCTGGATGCGGGGAGCTGGAGGGGGCGTGCTTTTCGCGGAGAGCGGGTGCCCTCCCTGGAAGAGGTGCTCGCACTGGCGTCAGGCAGGCTGCGGCTGAACATTGAACTGAAGACGGTGGGGGAGATGTATCCCGGCCTGGAGCAGAAGGTCATTGACCTGGTGAATGCCAGGGGAATGCGCGAGGAAGTGGTGCTGACCTCGTTCGATGCCGGTGTATTGCGGCGGATCAAGGAGCTGGACGCGCGGTTCCATACGGGGCTCATCTATGACTCCAGGTCCGGCAATCCGGCAGGCAAGATGAATGAGCTGGGCTGCTCCTTCCTGTCCATCAGCTTCGACCGGCTGAGCCCGGTGCTGGCGCAATCCCTGATTGAACGGGGGGTTCGGATTATGGCCTGGACTGTGAACAAAGGCAAGGACATGCGCCGCCTGTCAGAGATGCATTCCGATATTATGATCTGTACCAACCGTCCGGATATTTGGGGCGAACTCTTTTTGAAGGCTTGAACAGGCTGCTGTAAGCACACAAATTTATAGAGGAAGAGAGCTGAAGGAACAATGAGCAGTTCGGTCAATAATGTATACTGTGTAGGACGCAACTATCAATTACATGCGGAGGAGCTGGGCAACAAGGTGCCTGCCGAGCCGCTGATTTTCCTGAAGCCGTCTCATGCTGCCGTGGCCCTGGATAAAGCGATCATCCACCTGCCCAAGGACGCCGGACTGATTCATTACGAGGGGGAACTGGTGCTGCGCATTGCGCGTGATTACGTGCCGGGGATGAGTGTGCAGGAGCTGGTGGATGTGATGGCGCTGGGCCTCGACTTCACGCTCCGTGATGTGCACAATGATCTGCAGAAGAAGGGGCTGCCGTGGACAGCCGCCAAGGGCTTCAAGAACGCGGCTCCGCTGTCCCCGTACATGGCATTGCCTGAAGAAGAGGAACTGGAGGCCACCGACTTCAGCGTCCGCAAGAACGGAATTGAGGTTCAACGCGGGAACGTGAAGAACATGATTTTCTCCCTGCAAAAAATCGTTGAATTCATTGCCGCCCGCTACGGGCTGGGCAAGGACGATATTATTTTCACTGGAACCCCCGCCGGGGTAGGTCCGGTAGTGACGGGCGATTCGTTCGAGCTGTTCTGGGGCGAACGCCTCATGGGCACTTGCCTGATCGGTTAAGGCGATGCTCTCAGGACTTGAAGTGCTGCAATGGCTGATCGGAGCCTGCGGTGCGCTGCTGGTCGCCGGGGCCGCTTACTGGAAGCAGTCGCTTAGCTTCTCAGGGATGGTGGCGGCGGTGGTCATGGGGACGATCTACTTTGGGGCGGGGAATCTGTTCTGGTTCGGTATCCTGCTGGTGTTCTTCATCTCCTCGACGGTGCTGTCGAAGCTGCATCATGAGAATAAGGCTGAGCTGGAGGCCACGTATGATAAAACCGGACGCCGCGACGCGGGCCAGGTCTTCGCCAACGGCGGACTCGGGATGCTGGCCGTTCTGCTGAACGCGATCTATCCGCTGGAGCTCTGGAGCTTCCTGTTCATCGGGGTGATGGCTACCGTGACCTCGGATACATGGGCGACAGAGATCGGCACGCTGGCCCGGAAGCCTCCCCGGTCGGTGCTGACCGGGAAAGTGCTCCAGGCAGGCACCTCCGGCGGTGTTTCCCTGCCCGGGACGCTGGCCGCAGCGGCAGGAGGGGCGCTCATCGGCGCGGCCTCCTGGGTGCTGCGGGCGGCCTCCGGCATGACGCCCCATGCCTTCTGGCTGCTGGTGCTGGCCGGACTGCTGGGCGGGCTTGCGGGAGCTTTTGCCGACTCGGTCTTGGGTGCTACCGTGCAACGGATGAACCGCTGTACGGTCTGCGGCCGCGAGGTCGAAGCCTCTACGCACTGCAGTAAGCCTACGGAATACGCCAGGGGCTGGCGCTGGATGGACAATGATACTGTAAATGCTGTAAGTTCTATAATAGGCGGTGCTGTTGCGCTGCTGGTCAGTTATATCAGTTACATAGGATAAGGACGGGCCTGAGAATTAAGCTGGCCGTTGCACTATCCGGTAACATGCTGGATTCTATGGGTTGGGAGGTGAACCGTTGAGCAGTGCATCCGTAGACAAACATGCAGCTATTCTGGATGCCGCTTATGAGCTTTTCGGTTCAGGCGGCTTTTATGAGACGAAGATGTCGGAAGTGGCCGAACGTGCGGGGATTGCCAAGGGTACGGTCTATTTATATTTTAAAAGCAAAGAGGAGCTCTTCATGGCGGTTACCCGCCGCGATTGTGAAGGCTTCCTTGAACAGCTTGAGAGCAAGCTGAGGAACCGCTCTACATTGACAGACAAGCTCTCCGTTATTGCAGAGCATCATCTGTTCTATTACTATGAGCGCAAGCAACATACGAAGCTGTTCTTCCGTGCGCCTAACAATAATCCTGAGCTGGTGGCTTATATGGCACAGTTCATGGAAGCCTATATGCAGGCTGTGGTGAAGGTGCTGCTGGAAGGCGGGGCTACCGAGCCGGAGCTGATGGCGCAGTCGTATATCGGGATTCTGGACCGTCTGAAGATGGACATCCTGTTCGACCCTGAGTTTGCCGAGGCAGATGCGGATAAGCGGGCGAAGTTTGCGGCCAGGCTCTTTATCACAGGGGCACTGGGCAGCCTGGATTCGGCGCCGGGGGATTTCCCTGCCGAAGCTGAATCTTAAGGGAGTACAGCTAAGTTCCGGTTTCAAAATATAAGGCAAGCGAGGACAACTGATGAATATTATGACAGTGGAACACCTCTCCAAGAGCTACGGGGAGAAAACCCTGTTCCGTGATGCCTCCTTCGGCATGGACGACAGGGATAAGATAGGCGTAATTGGCGTCAACGGCACGGGAAAATCAACCTTTTTGAAGATTATCGCCGGGCTTGATACAGCAGATGAAGGGCAGATTAGTATCGGCAATGATGTGCGGGTGCAGTTTCTGGCCCAGAATCCGCCTTACGAGCCTGGAAATACAGTCCTGCAGCAGGTATTTGCCGGAGAGGACCCGGAGCTTGCGACCATGCGGGAATATATGGAGGTTATGTCTCTTCTCGAGCAGAATCCGGGAGATTCAGGGCTGGAGAGCAGGCTTGTCCGGATTGGGCAGGCCATCGACGCCGCCGGCACCTGGCAGCTGGAGAGTGAGGCCAAGACTGTCCTCACGAAGCTGGGGATTACCCGGTTCGATGCCCGGATGGAGAGCCTCTCCGGTGGACAGCGCAAGCGCGTAGCGCTGGCAGCGGCACTGATTACACCGTCGGAGCTGCTGATTCTGGATGAGCCTACCAACCATATTGACACGGATTCCGTAGCCTGGCTGGAGCAGTATCTGCAGAAGCGGCGCGGGGCGCTCCTGATGGTAACGCATGACCGTTATTTCCTGGAACGCGTAGCCAGTGTAATGCTTGAGCTGGACGGCGGGAATCTGTACCGGTATGAAGCGAACTATTCGCGGTTCCTGGAGCTGAAGGCAGACCGTGAAGAACGGGAGGCTTCGGCCGAGCAGAAGCGCAAGAATCTGCTGCGCACCGAGCTGGCCTGGATTCGCCGCGGGGCTAAGGCCCGTTCCACGAAGCAGAAGGCGCGGATCGACCGCTTCGAGAAGCTCAAGGAGAGCACGGGAGGCGCATCGGCGTCATCTATGGATATCTCTGTGGCCTCCACAAGACTGGGCCGCAAAATCATTGAGATTCAGGATCTCACCAAATCGCTGGACGGCCGGACCTTAATCAAGGATCTGAATTATATTGCTGTACCGCAGGACCGTGTGGGGATTGTCGGCAAGAACGGCAGCGGTAAATCTACGCTGCTTAACCTGATTGCCGGTAAGCTTACACCGGACAGCGGCGAGGTACAGCTCGGTACGACCGTGAAGCTGGGTTATTTCACCCAGGAGCATCAGGACATGGATCTCAGCCTGCGGGCGATCGAGTATGTGAAGGAAGAAGCCGAGATCATCAAGACCGCAGACGGCAGTGTCATCACCGCCGGGCAAATGCTGGAGCGCTTCCTGTTCCCGCCCGCGATGCAGTGGACGCCAATCTCCAAGCTGTCCGGAGGCGAGAAAAGACGACTGTATCTGCTGCGTGTCCTCATGGGAGCGCCGAACGTGCTGCTGCTCGATGAGCCGACGAATGATCTGGATATCGGCACACTCGCTGTACTGGAGGATTACCTCGATGAATTCCCCGGCGTAGTCTTCACCGTATCGCATGACCGCTACTTCCTGGATCGTACCGTGGATAAGCTGATTGCCTTCGAGGATGGGGGCATCCGCCTGCATGTCGGGGACTATAGCGAATATGAAGAGTGGCTGGCGAAGAACGTCCCGTCCGGCAGCGGGAACTCCGGCAAGGCAGAAGGCGGCTCCGGCCGCAGCGCCAGCGGGGCTAATTCTGCGGCTGCTGAGCAGGGCGGGAATGCACAGGCCGGGTCAGCGCCGCGCGAGAAGCTGAAATTCACCTTCAAGGAGCAGCGCGAGTACGAGGGTATCGACGAGGCCATTGAACAGGCGGAGCAGCATCTGACAGACATCTCGGCACAGATGGAAGCGGCCTTTGCCGACTCCGGCAGACTCCAGGAGCTGGTGGAGAAGCAGCGTCAGGCCGAGGCAGAGCTGGAGCGCCTGATGGAGCGCTGGACCTATCTCAATGAGCTGGCGGAGAAGATTGCCGGTAAGTAACCGTGCAGAAGGAGGGACAGTGCTGTAACCCATCCGATGGAGCGCTGGACATATCTTAATGAGCTGGCGGAGAAAATTGCCGGTAAGTAACCGTGCAGAAGGAGGGGACGGTTACTGTGACTCATACAATAGAAGCTGCTGTACAGCTCCGTTCCTCTGGCCGGGCTGAACAAGCAAGAACCATGCTGCTAGAGCTATTGTCAGCAGACGATAGCAACGCCGGGCTGCTTTATCAGCTGGCATGGACGCATGATGTGCTGGGCTTGGAGCGCGAGGCGGTATCCTATTACGAGCAGAGTCTTCTTAATGAGCTGAGGGAGAAGATGGCGGGTAGTAACAACGTGTAGAAGGAGGGGACGGTTACTGTGACTCATACAATAGAAGCTGCTGTACAGCTCCGTTCCTCTGGCCGGGCTGAACAAGCAAGAACCATGCTGCTAGAGCTATTGTCAGCAGACGATAGCAACGCCGGGCTGCTTTATCAGCTGGCATGGACGCATGATGTGCTGGGCTTGGAGCGCGAGGCGGTATCCTATTACGAGCAGAGTCTTGCCCTGGGGCTTCCAGATGCGGAGCAGAAGGCAGGCGCGATGCTGGGCCTGGGCAGCACGTACCGGACGCTGGGGCAGTATACAGAGTCCCGTGCGCTGCTGGAGCAGGGTGCGCTTGAATTCCCGCAGCGTGCTGAGTTCAAGGCTTTTCTGGCCATGACGCTGCATAATCTCGGTGCTCACACCGAAGCCATGGAGCTGCTGCTTACGCTGCTTGTGGATACATCCGCTGATCCCGGTATCCAGGATTACCGCAAGGCTATTAAGTACTATGCGGACAAGCTGGAGCAGGTATGGCCTTAACCGGGTAATCCTGGAAGGAAGAAGGAGCTGGGCGGAGAAAATCGCGGGTAAGTAACACCACGCAGAATCAGCTGCAAAGTCAGAGGGTTATGCAGAAATCCTGCCCAAAATGCAATTTCTCACTCGTCATCGCAGCCCTAATCCGCTATTGTTGTACAAAAAGCAGCATTACCCGATTCCAGAGCGGATTGGCAGGATAATTGTTGTATTTCATGCAGGAATCTACTCTAATGTGCAAGTGTTCGGACGGCAGGGTTGCAATAATTGCAACATTTCGGCCTGGTCAAGTAATTTTTGACTCATTTTATCACCATGATCAACTAAAAAGGCAGCACCAGTTATCTAAACGAGCTGGTGCTGCCTTTTTGGTACTCTGTATCTCGCTGTTATGAGAATAAGTGAGTGACTGTCCCCGTCCAACTTCAGCGATTCACTCCAGCGGCTACTGCTGTAGAGCATGACCCGCCATGGCTATTTGCCGCCCGCCACGGCAATCATCTGCACGACTGGCCGTGAATCGCCGGTCAGTACCGCCTCGTCTGCATTCATCTGCGATGAGCCGTCTCCGTCGAGGAAGATCCCTTCCCGCCCCTCGCCCGGGACGGTCACCTGCACGGCGGCGCGGAATTCCGCCGCCGTGCAGAGCGAATTCGTGACGAGCAGCCAGAGCTTCCCCGACTGGTCATAGACCAGCCCGGA is a window of Paenibacillus sp. FSL H3-0469 DNA encoding:
- the hemH gene encoding ferrochelatase; protein product: MANKIGVLVMSYGTPESLEDVEAYYTHIRRGNAPSAEQLKELTDRYKAIVGGVFPLRENTDRQVEALQAKLNSGQIQYVCYQGLKHARPFIEDGVEAMVRDGITQAIGIVLAPHYSVMSVGTYIKRAKEKAEVCGIQMEFVESYHMHPELIDVLSRRVTAKLDEFEETGASREEVRVLFSAHSLPERILAMGDPYRDQLLETSKAIAAQAGVESWQFTWQSAGRTAEPWLGPDILDTLRELAESQVKYVLSAPIGFVSDHLEVLYDLDIEAQQLASELDMRLLRIDSLNSDPAYMSVLSDVVRTKANQLKVNLS
- the hemG gene encoding protoporphyrinogen oxidase, with the protein product MTDSPRKVVIIGGGLSGLSAAFYIRKFYREAGTRLEITLIEKDKVLGGKIETLHRDGFVIEKGPDSFLARKTAMVDLARELELDHELVSTNPNAKKTYILQRGKLHPMPAGLVLGIPTELKPFLKSGLVSFGGKMRAMMDFVLPPRRSAEDESLGDLIERRLGTEVLENMTEPLLAGIYAGDMRKISLQATFPQFGEVERQYGSLIRGMTTGRKPVETHTGTKKSAFLTFRQGLQSLVHALIHDLQDVRQITGKGAKSIRVLGDAGSSGAARYEVELETGELLEADDIYVTVQNFAAAELLRPHVDVSALDAVNYVSVANVVLAFSRQDIVTEYDGSGFLVPRKEGRNITACTWTSTKWLHTSPDDKVLLRCYVGRSGDEQNVELPDDALAELVRKDLKEIMGITAAPLFTEITRLRSSMPQYPVGHPGRVAGLRSELAQKLPGIYAFGAGYDGIGMPDCIKQAKLTAETAAASLPKLPEPAGATI
- a CDS encoding CapA family protein, with the translated sequence MYPPRSGNRQGKRQHSRRRRRRVWAWVNVALLLLITAALAYSFMDDKDQQGSAAPPAALVTSPSPEAAATAAVPTEAVSTEEAPGSEATATAEPAPEETPEASPMPAATAVPTATTAPSPAPADQAEATDAPQATPSAAGNTGGLVSGLPENTTGKMVKLSFAGDIIFSGKAGALLEQKGYDYSYSALDGMFKKDDLTVVNLETPITTRGVGAKNKQFVFKGPPKALDALKAAGVDAVNLANNHTLDQGEEGLLDTLKHLGERGIPHVGAGRNSQEAYSAQYFERNGIKIALLGFTRVMPVIEWKAEAGKPGLASVYDSAEALKVIAAAKQKADVVVVVVHWGRERMEQYDKTQQALGHSFIDAGADLVMGGHPHVLQGIEPYKGKWIAYSTGNFIFTRGSIPATWETAVFQAECSKQGQCSLKLKPMDAELAQPVPMNDADGQLLLHRIQSISSGLIKVRNDGTVIQAVK
- a CDS encoding glycerophosphodiester phosphodiesterase family protein — its product is MNNMCVAHRGFSGKAPENTLAAVRMAIALPFVRWIEIDVQLTKDGVPVVIHDYSLDRTTNGHGKVKNMEYEHIRRLDAGSWRGRAFRGERVPSLEEVLALASGRLRLNIELKTVGEMYPGLEQKVIDLVNARGMREEVVLTSFDAGVLRRIKELDARFHTGLIYDSRSGNPAGKMNELGCSFLSISFDRLSPVLAQSLIERGVRIMAWTVNKGKDMRRLSEMHSDIMICTNRPDIWGELFLKA
- a CDS encoding fumarylacetoacetate hydrolase family protein, encoding MSSSVNNVYCVGRNYQLHAEELGNKVPAEPLIFLKPSHAAVALDKAIIHLPKDAGLIHYEGELVLRIARDYVPGMSVQELVDVMALGLDFTLRDVHNDLQKKGLPWTAAKGFKNAAPLSPYMALPEEEELEATDFSVRKNGIEVQRGNVKNMIFSLQKIVEFIAARYGLGKDDIIFTGTPAGVGPVVTGDSFELFWGERLMGTCLIG
- a CDS encoding DUF92 domain-containing protein, with the translated sequence MQWLIGACGALLVAGAAYWKQSLSFSGMVAAVVMGTIYFGAGNLFWFGILLVFFISSTVLSKLHHENKAELEATYDKTGRRDAGQVFANGGLGMLAVLLNAIYPLELWSFLFIGVMATVTSDTWATEIGTLARKPPRSVLTGKVLQAGTSGGVSLPGTLAAAAGGALIGAASWVLRAASGMTPHAFWLLVLAGLLGGLAGAFADSVLGATVQRMNRCTVCGREVEASTHCSKPTEYARGWRWMDNDTVNAVSSIIGGAVALLVSYISYIG
- a CDS encoding helix-turn-helix domain-containing protein, with the translated sequence MSSASVDKHAAILDAAYELFGSGGFYETKMSEVAERAGIAKGTVYLYFKSKEELFMAVTRRDCEGFLEQLESKLRNRSTLTDKLSVIAEHHLFYYYERKQHTKLFFRAPNNNPELVAYMAQFMEAYMQAVVKVLLEGGATEPELMAQSYIGILDRLKMDILFDPEFAEADADKRAKFAARLFITGALGSLDSAPGDFPAEAES
- a CDS encoding ABC-F family ATP-binding cassette domain-containing protein, producing the protein MNIMTVEHLSKSYGEKTLFRDASFGMDDRDKIGVIGVNGTGKSTFLKIIAGLDTADEGQISIGNDVRVQFLAQNPPYEPGNTVLQQVFAGEDPELATMREYMEVMSLLEQNPGDSGLESRLVRIGQAIDAAGTWQLESEAKTVLTKLGITRFDARMESLSGGQRKRVALAAALITPSELLILDEPTNHIDTDSVAWLEQYLQKRRGALLMVTHDRYFLERVASVMLELDGGNLYRYEANYSRFLELKADREEREASAEQKRKNLLRTELAWIRRGAKARSTKQKARIDRFEKLKESTGGASASSMDISVASTRLGRKIIEIQDLTKSLDGRTLIKDLNYIAVPQDRVGIVGKNGSGKSTLLNLIAGKLTPDSGEVQLGTTVKLGYFTQEHQDMDLSLRAIEYVKEEAEIIKTADGSVITAGQMLERFLFPPAMQWTPISKLSGGEKRRLYLLRVLMGAPNVLLLDEPTNDLDIGTLAVLEDYLDEFPGVVFTVSHDRYFLDRTVDKLIAFEDGGIRLHVGDYSEYEEWLAKNVPSGSGNSGKAEGGSGRSASGANSAAAEQGGNAQAGSAPREKLKFTFKEQREYEGIDEAIEQAEQHLTDISAQMEAAFADSGRLQELVEKQRQAEAELERLMERWTYLNELAEKIAGK
- a CDS encoding tetratricopeptide repeat protein — encoded protein: MTHTIEAAVQLRSSGRAEQARTMLLELLSADDSNAGLLYQLAWTHDVLGLEREAVSYYEQSLALGLPDAEQKAGAMLGLGSTYRTLGQYTESRALLEQGALEFPQRAEFKAFLAMTLHNLGAHTEAMELLLTLLVDTSADPGIQDYRKAIKYYADKLEQVWP